The genomic segment TGTCATTAGGCCAGGAACTGTTACCTGCGTCCTGGGCGATAATGGCGCGGGCAAGTCAACCCTGATCAAGATCCTCGCGGGTCTGCATCCGCCTACCTCTGGTGACATGCTTATCGACGACGTGCCGGTCACCTTCACCGCGCCTGCTGATGCGCTCGCGGCGGGAATCGCAACAGTGTACCAAGACCTTGCCGTGGTGGGGCAAATGTCAGTGTGGCGAAACTTCTTCCTGGGGCAGGAGCTTGTACATGGTTTCTTGGAGACGCTTCGTATCAACGAGATGCGCAAAATCACGCTTCAGCAGCTTGCGGATATGGGGGTGGAGTTACCCAACGTAGACATCCCCATCTCACACTTGTCTGGTGGACAGCGCCAGGTCGTCGCCATCGCTCGTGCGATTTACTTTGGTGCGCGTGTGGTGATCCTTGATGAGCCGACCGCAGCACTGGGAGTGAAGCAATCAGGCATGGTGCTCCGCTACGTTAATGCTGCGCGTAAACGGGGCATCGCAGTGGTGCTGATCACGCACAACCCCCACCATGCGCACCTTGTCGGTGACTATTTCACTGTGCTTAACATGGGTCAACAGGTGCTCAATGCCAAATGGACCGATGTTAGCGTGGATGACCTTGCTTTGCAAATGGCGGGTGGTGGAGAACTTAGTGCGTTAGAGCATGAACTGCAACGATGATGAGCGATTTCACTTTTTTGCTGTGAAAATGACTCAGACCCCCTCGATGGGGGTATTTAATTCTTATGCAAAACGTACCGTGTGTCACTTTCTTGAGGATCCTATAGGTACTACTCTTTGTTTTCTTTAAGGAAATATTCGGGTATGGACGGAGGATGTATCAACAACTCTACGATATCAAGTTGTCATTGTAGCGCTAGTGCTATTCTGATGACCGGCAAAGTTTCGCCTGTGCATGGTTTGTTCGTTGACATGTACATCACAAAAAAATAACGATCTTAGTGGGTGAAAGCACATTCAATTACTGCAATGATGCAGCTTAAGAGGGCTAAGCAAACGAAGAAAAACCTTATAGCATCGCGGGATAAATTTATTCGATAGGCGAAAGCAGTTAGCGGTAGGGTTATGCGTGTTCGTCACTCGAAAGGAGAAAACGTTGCGCAAACCCGTAAAATCTGCAGTCATTGCAGGGGCAACGACAGTGGCAGTTACTTTGTCATTTATTCCGTCTGCCGTCGCATCTGAAGACTGCGGACCGAGCAAGAGCAACGACAGCTCGAATAATACGTCGACAACGTCAGACGACAGCTCTGATAAGGGTTCTGACGCCAGCACGACCAACTCCGGCAGCGACACTACCTCTGACGATAGCTCTAAAACTCTCTCTGGTATGTCCGGCATTGACGCTACGACCAACGTAGGCGTCACCGACGTTGTTACCGGCCACTATCAAAGTGATGCCAGCGCTCACGCTGACGCTTCTAGCCGCGCTTCTGCCTCTGGCAATGGGGATGCGTCTGCTGACGCTAGCGCTGATGCTTCGGCTAAGGCTTCCGGTAACGGAGATGCATCTGCCAACGCCAATGCTGACGCTTCGGCTAAGGCTTCCGGTAACGGTGATGCTTCTGCTGACGCTAATGCTGATGCTTCGGCTAAGGCTTCCGGTAACGGTGATGCGTCTACTGATGCATCGGCTTCCGGTGATTCAAGTGTTCGTGTTTCCGGTGGTGATGATTCGGATTCGTTTGACCCCAATGATTGCCCTCCCGGTGGGTGGGTGACCGGTGGTCATGATATTTCTGCTGATGCCAACGCGGATGCCAATGCTAACGCTTCTGTGACCGGTAACGGTGATGCGTCTGCTGACGCTAGCGCTGATGCTTCGGCTAAGGCTTCCGGTAACGGAGATGCATCTGCCAACGCCAATGCTGACGCTTCGGCTAAGGCTTCCGGTAACGGTGATGCTTCTGCTGACGCTAATGCTGATGCTTCGGCTAAGGCTTCCGGTAACGGTGATGCGTCTACTGATGCATCGGCTTCCGGTGATTCAAGTGTTCGTGTTTCCGGTGGTGATGATTCGGATTCGTTTGACCCCAATGATTGCCCTCCCGGTGGGTGGGTGACCGGTGGTCATGATATTTCTGCTGATGCCAACGCGGATGCTTCAACAAAGGTCTCGGTTTCTAACCACCGCAACATTTCTGCTGATGCCAACGCGGATGCCAATGCTAACGCTTCTGTGACCGGTAACGGTGATGCGTCTGCTGACGCTAATGCTGATGCTTCGGCTAAGGCTTCCGGTAACGGAGATGCATCTGCCAACGCCAATGCTGACGCTTCGGCAAACATCTCCGGCAATGGTGGCGGCAACCACAATGGTAATGGCGGAGGTAACTACGACTCGGACCGTGACTCTGATCATGATTCCGGTTCCGGTGGTGGCAGCTCCGACAATGGTGGCGGTAACTCCGGCTCTGGCGGTGGCAGCTCCGACAACGGTGGCGGTAACTCCGGCTCTGGCGGTGGCAGCTCCGACAATGGTGGCGGTAACTCCGGTTCCGGTGGTGGCAGCTCCGACAACGGTGGCGGTAACTCCGGCTCTGGCGGTGGCAGCTCCGACAATGGTGGCGGTAACTCCGGTGCCGGTGGTGGCAGCTCCGATAGCTCTGGCAGTGGCAGCAGCATCCTAGATTTCTTCGGAAGCTCCGGTTCCTCCAATGGTGGCGGTAACTCCGGCTCTGGCGGTGGCAGCTCCGATAGCTCTGGCAGTGGCAGCAGCATCCTAGATTTCTTCGGAAGCTCCGGTTCCTCCAATGGTGGCGGTAACTCCGGCTCTGGCGGTGGAAGCTCTGAGTTGAGTTCCCTGGGCAGCTCTGGTGGAAGCTCTGAGTTGAGCTCCCTGGGCAGCTCTGGTGGAAGCTCTGAGTTGAGCTCCCTGGGCAGCTCTGGTGGAAGCTCTGAGTTGAGCTCCCTGGGCAGCTCTGGTGGAAGCTCTGAGTTGAGCTCCCTGGGCAGCTCTGCAGGTAGCTCCGAGATTCTTGGTTCCAGCAGTGGATCGAGCATGGGAAGCAGCGCCCTGAGTGCATTGGGTAGTTCTGCCGGTGGCTCCAGCGCTGTTGGTAGCTCAGGCCTCCTGGTTGGTGCTGCTCTTCTAGGCGGCGCAGCTCTGCTGGGTAACCTGATCCTTAATGGTGGCGGAAGCTCTGCTCCTGCTGCACCGGTTGCTCCTAACGCTGGTGGTGCTGAAGGCGGCGGCGCACCTGCTGCTCCCGCTCCTGCAGCACCTGCTGCTCCCGCTCCTGCAGCACCTGCTGCTCCCGCTCCTGCAGCACCTGCTGCTCCACAGGCTCCTCAGGGTGGTGGCAACTACAACACCACCAACGAGGCTCCTCAGGGTGGCGGCAACACCACCAATGAAAAGGGCATTGCTCCTGTAGCTCACGAGGGCGTCGGTGGACCTGTTGCTCCTCTCGGACCAAACGAAAAGGGCGTTGCACCAAAGCCTGCAGGCGCTGAGAAGGGTGTTGCGCCAAAGCCTGGTGGGAATGGAAATGCGTACAATGCTCCAGCTGCCCCGGCTCCAGCCGCTCCTGCACCAGCTCCGGCTGCTCCTCAGTTTGACACCACTGGCCTGCTTTCCGGTGCAGCAATCCTGGGTGGCGC from the Corynebacterium durum genome contains:
- a CDS encoding ATP-binding cassette domain-containing protein, whose amino-acid sequence is MSDDAIITLDSISKTYGDFQALQDINLVIRPGTVTCVLGDNGAGKSTLIKILAGLHPPTSGDMLIDDVPVTFTAPADALAAGIATVYQDLAVVGQMSVWRNFFLGQELVHGFLETLRINEMRKITLQQLADMGVELPNVDIPISHLSGGQRQVVAIARAIYFGARVVILDEPTAALGVKQSGMVLRYVNAARKRGIAVVLITHNPHHAHLVGDYFTVLNMGQQVLNAKWTDVSVDDLALQMAGGGELSALEHELQR